TTCGTCGGTCAGGCGGGCAAGCTGCTCGACAACATGCTGCAATCGCTCGATCTCGCGCGCGGCACGAACGTCTACATCGCCAATGTGATCAAGTGCCGGCCGCCTGGCAACCGCAATCCGGAACCGGACGAGGTCGCGCGCTGCGAGCCGTATCTGCAACGCCAGGTCGCGCTCGTGAAGCCGAAGCTGATCGTGGCGCTTGGGCGTTTCGCCGCGCAGAGTCTGCTGAAGACGGAGGCGAGCATTTCGTCGCTGCGCGGACGCGTTCACGAATACGAAGGCGTGCCCGTCATCGTTACTTATCATCCCGCGTATCTGCTGCGCAGCCTCGGCGACAAGGCGAAGTCCTGGCAGGACTTGTGCCTCGCTCGCGACACCTGGCGCAACGCAGCCGCGCAAGGAGAAGCGGCGAAATGAGCGAGGACGCCGGGCCGGCCGCCTCATTCGATGCGCCGTCAACGGTCCGGCTCGATGCGCTGGCCGATGCCGCCGTACGCGACATCGCGTGGTTGCTGTTCAGTCCCGGTCTGTTGCGCGCCCAACGGCCGCCCGGCGTGCTCGCGACGCCGTTCGAATCGCCCGATGAAGTCGCTGCGTCGCTGGACTGGCTCGAAGCGCAGGATGCCGACCCCGCCGCGTTGCATCGGCATATCGCGGCGGCGCGCGTGACGCGCCTCGGGCGCTACGCCGAGTGCCTGCTCGGATGGTTTCTGCAGCAGGGCCCGGCGGCCCACCTGATTGCGGCGAACGTCGCGCTGCGCCGCGCGGGCGTGACGCTAGGCGAATGCGATTTTCTCGTCGAGACGCAGGCGGGCAGGCGGCTGCATTGGGAACTGGCTGTCAAATGTTATCTGCACGCGGGCGATGGCCGCGGCGAGCTGGCCGATTACGTGGGCCCGAATCTGCAGGACCGCTTCGATCTGAAGCTCGCGCATCTGCTCGATCATCAACTGCCGCTCAGTGCGCGCGAAGAGTTTGCGTCGCTCGGACATCGGGGGCCGTGGGAGCCGCAGATGTTCGTCAAGGGCTGGCTGTTCTATCGGAATGGACGCGCGGAGCGCGATCCCGTCGAAATCGATCCGGCGCACGCGCGCGGCTGGTGGACGACGCGCGCCGACTGGGCGTCGTTTGCCGGCACGCAGGCCGATGCGTGGATGCTGCTGCCCAGGCTCGAATGGCTCGCACCGCGCGTGCGCGATGGGCGTCACGCGCCGGGTTTCATGTCAGCGGCTGCGCTCGCGCAGCAACTCGCGCAACAGACCGGCCCCACGATGGTCGCGGCGTTCGTCGAGCGTGCCGATGGACAGTGGACCGAGCGCTCGCGCGGCTTCATCGTGCCCGACGACTGGCCCGAGCGCGCGCAGGCATTTGCGCGCGAGCCGACGCGCCGCTGACCAGGCGCTCAGCGCCAGGGCGTCACCACCAGCGATAGAAATGATGCACCGGCCCGACGCCATGACCGACGTCGAGCCGGCCGCTCTGTTCGAGCGCGCCCGTCAACCAGACTTTCGCGTCGGCGACGGCGCTCGCGAGGTCGTCGCGCTGCGGAATCAGCGCCGCGATCGCCGACGACAGCGAGCAGCCCGTGCCGTGCGTGTTCTTGACGGGCACGCGCGGTCCGGCGAGGCGCATCGTGCCGCTGTCCTGTATCAGCCAGTCGGGGCTGTCGGCAGCGGCGAGATGGCCGCCTTTCATCAGCACGGCGCGCGCGCCCAGCTTGCGTAGCGCTTCGCCCTGATCGACCATCGCGGCTTCGTCGGCCGCGCTCGATGTGCCGAGCAGCGCGGCCGCTTCCGGCAGGTTCGGCGTCAGCAGATCGGCGAGCGGCAGCAGTTCGCTGCGCACGGCGTCGACGGCTTCGGGTGCGAGCAGCGCGTGATTGCTCTTCGAGATCATCACGGTATCGAGCACCACGTGCCTCGGCTGGTGACGGCGCAGCGCATCGGCGACGGCGCGCACGATCGACGCGTTCGCCAGCATGCCGATCTTCACCGCGTCGATGCGGATGTCGTCGAATACGGCGTCCAGTTGCGCGGTGACGAAGCCGGGATCGGGCGTGTGGATGGCCGTCACGCCGCGCGTGTTCTGCGCCGTCAACGCGGTGATCACGCTCGCGCCGTACGCGCCGAGCGCCGAGAAAGCCTTGAGATCGGCCTGAATGCCGGCGCCGCCGCCGGAGTCGGAACCGGCGATCGTCAGGACGTTGGGAATCGGTCGGGTCATGGAAGAACCTGAAAAGCGAAGCGCGCGTGACGCATTGAAAGAAGACGGATGCGCGGCGGCAGCCAAGGTGCGGCAGCGGCGGGTGTCAGCGCGGCGTCAGTGCCGCGCTTCGCCGATCAGCGACACGGAATCGAACGCGCGCTGGTTCGCCTGATGGCGGCGCATCACGAGCCACATCATCACGCACACGAAGGTGCCGAACAGCACGATCACGATGGCGACGGGCACGTCGAGCCACACCAGCACGGCGTACAGGCACAGCATGACGAGCACGGAGAGATTCTCGTTGAAGTTCTGCACGGCGATCGAGTGACCCGCCGACAGCAGCACGTGCCCGCGATGCTGGAGCAGCGCATTCATCGGCACGACGAAGAACCCCGACAGCGCACCGACGATCATCAGGAAGATATAGGCAAAGATCAGATAACCGGGGACGTGCATCCTGCCGAAGTAAAAGCCCCAGTGAGTCGGAAACAGATGTTTCGTATAGAAGGCCATCAGCATCACCGCGATGCCCATGATGATGCCGACGGGCAGCACCGACAGCGACTTCTTCAGCGGCACGCGCGCGGCGGCGACCATCGCGCCCGCCGCGACGCCCACGGCGACGACGGCCTGCAGGATCGCGCCTTCCGACAGCGACATGCCGAGCGACACTTCCGCCCACTTCAGCACGATGAATTGCAGCGTCGCGCCGGCGCCCCAGAACAGCGTCGTGACGGCGAGCGAGATCTGGCCGAGCTTGTCGCGCCACAGCACGACGAAGCAGTCGGCGAAGTCGGTGATGAGCTTGATCGGGCCGTGTGCCTGGCGCGGATAGCGGGCGCCCGTGTCGGGAATGCGCAGATTGAAGAGCGCGGCGATAGCGTAGATCACGATGATGATGAGCATCGCGGCTTCCGCCGGCGTATGGATCGCGGGGGGCGTGTGCTTGATGATATGCGAGGCGATATGCGGGCTGATCAGCGCGCCGCCGAGCACGGTGCCGAGAATGATCGAGCCGACGGTCGTGCCTTCTATCCAGCCGTTGGCGGCGACGAGTCGGTCAGGCGGCAGCAGTTCGGTGAGAATGCCGTACTTGGCGGGCGAGTAGGCGGCGGCGCCAAAGCCGACGATGCCGTACGCCAGCAGCGGATGCGCGCCGATCAGCATCGCGAGGCAACCGACCACCTTGATCGTATTGGTCACGAACATCACACGGCCCTTCGGACGGGAATCCGCGAAGGCGCCGACAAAAGCCGCGAGCACGACGTACGACAGCACAAAAAACAGCTTGAGCAGCGGCGTCATCCAGTTCGGGGCGTGAAGATCTTTCAGCAGTGCAATAGCAGCGATCAG
This is a stretch of genomic DNA from Paraburkholderia caribensis. It encodes these proteins:
- the thiD gene encoding bifunctional hydroxymethylpyrimidine kinase/phosphomethylpyrimidine kinase, with amino-acid sequence MTRPIPNVLTIAGSDSGGGAGIQADLKAFSALGAYGASVITALTAQNTRGVTAIHTPDPGFVTAQLDAVFDDIRIDAVKIGMLANASIVRAVADALRRHQPRHVVLDTVMISKSNHALLAPEAVDAVRSELLPLADLLTPNLPEAAALLGTSSAADEAAMVDQGEALRKLGARAVLMKGGHLAAADSPDWLIQDSGTMRLAGPRVPVKNTHGTGCSLSSAIAALIPQRDDLASAVADAKVWLTGALEQSGRLDVGHGVGPVHHFYRWW
- the lplT gene encoding lysophospholipid transporter LplT; this encodes MKKGFYTIMAAQFFSSLADNALLIAAIALLKDLHAPNWMTPLLKLFFVLSYVVLAAFVGAFADSRPKGRVMFVTNTIKVVGCLAMLIGAHPLLAYGIVGFGAAAYSPAKYGILTELLPPDRLVAANGWIEGTTVGSIILGTVLGGALISPHIASHIIKHTPPAIHTPAEAAMLIIIVIYAIAALFNLRIPDTGARYPRQAHGPIKLITDFADCFVVLWRDKLGQISLAVTTLFWGAGATLQFIVLKWAEVSLGMSLSEGAILQAVVAVGVAAGAMVAAARVPLKKSLSVLPVGIIMGIAVMLMAFYTKHLFPTHWGFYFGRMHVPGYLIFAYIFLMIVGALSGFFVVPMNALLQHRGHVLLSAGHSIAVQNFNENLSVLVMLCLYAVLVWLDVPVAIVIVLFGTFVCVMMWLVMRRHQANQRAFDSVSLIGEARH
- a CDS encoding DUF1853 family protein, producing the protein MSEDAGPAASFDAPSTVRLDALADAAVRDIAWLLFSPGLLRAQRPPGVLATPFESPDEVAASLDWLEAQDADPAALHRHIAAARVTRLGRYAECLLGWFLQQGPAAHLIAANVALRRAGVTLGECDFLVETQAGRRLHWELAVKCYLHAGDGRGELADYVGPNLQDRFDLKLAHLLDHQLPLSAREEFASLGHRGPWEPQMFVKGWLFYRNGRAERDPVEIDPAHARGWWTTRADWASFAGTQADAWMLLPRLEWLAPRVRDGRHAPGFMSAAALAQQLAQQTGPTMVAAFVERADGQWTERSRGFIVPDDWPERAQAFAREPTRR